One Deltaproteobacteria bacterium genomic region harbors:
- a CDS encoding enoyl-ACP reductase: MYTIDLTGKVGVVTGVVNKYSISLHIAKKLRQAGMDLFFTYAHQSLKDRIEEAVQGLSPLGLIECDVQNEEMVKNLYNEITKTHDKIHAFVHSIAFAQREELGGEFLNTSRNGFITALDISAYSLISLTNTLLPLMKEGGSIIAMTYIASQKVIPGYNVMAVAKSALESNIRYLAYDLGKKGVRVNGISSGPVNTLSARGIKGFTKILEYYPQKAPLARNITPDEIGNAALFLLSPMSSGITGEILFVDAGYNIVGL, encoded by the coding sequence ATGTATACAATAGATCTAACAGGAAAGGTCGGGGTTGTTACAGGGGTTGTAAACAAATACAGCATATCCCTGCATATCGCAAAAAAGCTTCGTCAGGCAGGTATGGACCTGTTTTTTACTTATGCGCATCAATCTCTTAAGGACAGGATTGAAGAGGCCGTTCAGGGCTTAAGCCCATTGGGGCTTATAGAATGCGATGTTCAGAATGAGGAGATGGTTAAGAACCTGTACAATGAGATTACCAAAACACACGATAAAATCCATGCGTTTGTTCACAGTATAGCGTTCGCACAGAGAGAAGAGCTTGGTGGAGAGTTTTTAAACACATCAAGGAACGGTTTTATAACGGCCCTCGATATAAGCGCATATTCCCTTATCTCTTTAACAAATACCCTACTGCCTCTTATGAAAGAAGGAGGCAGTATAATTGCAATGACGTATATTGCGTCTCAAAAGGTTATACCGGGTTATAATGTAATGGCTGTAGCAAAATCTGCTCTCGAAAGTAATATTAGATATCTTGCTTATGATCTCGGTAAAAAAGGTGTAAGGGTAAACGGGATATCTTCAGGACCTGTGAATACCTTATCCGCAAGAGGCATAAAAGGGTTTACGAAGATCCTTGAGTACTATCCGCAAAAAGCACCTCTTGCTAGAAATATTACACCCGATGAGATCGGGAATGCAGCGCTGTTCCTTTTATCTCCTATGAGCAGCGGTATAACAGGCGAAATACTGTTTGTTGATGCAGGTTATAATATTGTAGGACTTTAA
- a CDS encoding metal-sulfur cluster assembly factor, with product MVTKEQVYNALENVIDPEIGLNLVELGLIYELNINNDEVDVKMTLTARGCPLHLSIQAAAENVIKMIDGIKGVRVDVVWEPQWTPDRISPEAKLKLGME from the coding sequence ATGGTAACAAAAGAACAGGTTTACAATGCACTCGAGAATGTTATTGACCCTGAAATAGGGCTTAACCTGGTAGAGCTTGGGTTGATCTATGAGCTGAATATAAACAATGACGAAGTTGATGTCAAAATGACTCTAACCGCAAGGGGATGCCCTCTGCACCTAAGCATACAGGCTGCCGCGGAAAATGTGATAAAGATGATCGACGGTATAAAAGGTGTTCGTGTTGATGTTGTATGGGAACCTCAATGGACGCCCGATAGAATCTCGCCTGAAGCTAAACTCAAACTCGGCATGGAATAA